In one window of Dyella thiooxydans DNA:
- a CDS encoding PqiC family protein, giving the protein MTRLRNLSGRLVALGAALALGACASAPTHYYTLVPPASAASGQGGIGPAFELLPVSIPAQDDQPQLVVRQGGQGVALLQGERWIAPLADEIRSALSADLAGALGHPDVSGLAHPGEPVVRIKVDVRRFDSQPGGYALLEAGWSLRLIDGDSTSRSLACASTFNQPVGAGYDALVQGHQQALGRLADQVAQAARDLAAGDARCPGG; this is encoded by the coding sequence ATGACGCGCCTGCGCAACCTGTCCGGCCGGCTCGTGGCGCTGGGCGCCGCGCTGGCGCTCGGTGCCTGTGCCTCCGCGCCGACGCATTACTACACCCTGGTGCCGCCGGCTTCCGCCGCATCCGGGCAGGGCGGCATCGGGCCGGCGTTCGAGCTGTTGCCGGTGAGCATCCCCGCCCAGGACGACCAGCCGCAGCTGGTCGTGCGCCAGGGCGGGCAGGGCGTGGCGCTGCTGCAGGGTGAGCGCTGGATCGCGCCGCTGGCGGACGAGATCCGCAGCGCGCTGTCGGCCGACCTCGCCGGTGCGCTGGGCCATCCGGACGTGTCCGGGCTGGCGCATCCGGGCGAGCCGGTGGTGCGGATCAAGGTGGATGTGCGCCGTTTCGACTCGCAGCCCGGCGGCTATGCCCTGCTGGAAGCCGGATGGAGCCTGCGCCTGATCGATGGCGACAGCACCTCACGCAGCCTGGCCTGCGCCAGCACCTTCAACCAGCCGGTGGGGGCCGGTTATGACGCGCTGGTCCAGGGTCACCAGCAAGCACTGGGTCGGCTGGCCGACCAGGTGGCCCAGGCGGCCCGCGATCTCGCCGCCGGGGATGCCCGCTGCCCTGGAGGCTGA
- the nadD gene encoding nicotinate-nucleotide adenylyltransferase: MKPLAILGGTFDPVHIGHLCVAWEASELLDAEVRLMPAGVPPHRTPPVASAEQRVALLRAALAGQDRLQLDPRELGRDGPSYSVDTLEALRAEQGDRPLVLLMGADAFASLPSWHRWSRLFELAHLGVFTRPGFKAAWPADLDAAITGRLVDPAGDWYVREAGSVLQLEVTPLEISATRIRRLLAEGRVPRYLLPEGVFDVPGWLEVYRRSPG, from the coding sequence ATGAAGCCGCTGGCGATCCTCGGCGGAACCTTCGACCCGGTGCACATCGGGCACCTGTGCGTGGCCTGGGAAGCCTCCGAACTGCTCGATGCCGAGGTGCGGCTGATGCCTGCCGGCGTGCCGCCACACCGCACGCCGCCGGTGGCCTCGGCAGAGCAGCGCGTCGCCCTGCTGCGCGCCGCCCTGGCCGGCCAGGACCGCCTGCAACTGGACCCGCGCGAACTCGGGCGTGACGGTCCTTCGTACAGCGTGGACACGCTCGAGGCGCTGCGTGCCGAGCAGGGTGATCGCCCACTGGTGCTGCTGATGGGCGCCGACGCCTTCGCAAGCCTGCCGAGCTGGCATCGATGGTCACGCCTGTTCGAGCTGGCGCACCTGGGCGTGTTCACCCGGCCGGGGTTCAAGGCCGCGTGGCCGGCGGACCTGGACGCAGCGATCACCGGGCGCCTGGTCGATCCGGCCGGTGACTGGTACGTCAGGGAAGCCGGTTCCGTGTTGCAGCTGGAGGTGACGCCGCTGGAGATATCCGCCACTCGCATCCGCCGGCTGCTCGCCGAGGGACGGGTGCCGCGCTACCTGCTGCCGGAGGGGGTGTTCGACGTGCCAGGGTGGCTTGAAGTCTATCGGCGGAGTCCGGGCTGA
- the holA gene encoding DNA polymerase III subunit delta, with protein MPLAPAQWQKTLAADRLQGVYLLAGEELLVLEAADAARARARELGYTEREVLEAGQHFDWDDLARSAAGLSLFATRRLLDLRLPTGRPGVEGAKAIGAFCEDLPPDVTLLITATEWSSKHEGAWTKKVDAAGAMVVFNAPRPHEWAGWIGARLASRGLSATPDAAALLAQRVEGNLLAAAQEIDKLVVLHDGKSRIDAAEMEQLVADSARYDAFKLTDAALAGDGGRALRVLAGLRAEGEDLIPLMGWVVNQLQLALRLANARDFGAQAKAERLWQSREQLFRQALRRAPREHWLKCLARAARIDRIAKGREQGDAWREAERLIAAMAEPRSAAALA; from the coding sequence ATGCCGCTGGCACCCGCCCAGTGGCAAAAGACGCTGGCGGCCGATCGGCTGCAGGGCGTCTATCTGCTGGCGGGCGAGGAGCTGCTGGTGCTGGAGGCGGCCGATGCGGCGCGTGCACGGGCGCGCGAGCTCGGCTACACCGAGCGCGAGGTGCTCGAGGCTGGCCAGCATTTCGACTGGGATGACCTGGCCCGTTCCGCGGCCGGCCTGTCGCTGTTCGCCACGCGCCGCCTGCTCGATCTGCGCCTGCCCACCGGCCGCCCCGGCGTGGAAGGCGCCAAGGCCATTGGGGCCTTCTGCGAGGACCTGCCGCCGGATGTCACCCTGCTGATCACCGCCACCGAGTGGAGCAGCAAGCACGAAGGCGCGTGGACCAAGAAGGTCGACGCGGCCGGCGCCATGGTGGTGTTCAACGCGCCGCGCCCGCATGAATGGGCCGGCTGGATCGGCGCGCGGCTGGCGTCCCGTGGGCTGAGTGCCACGCCCGACGCGGCAGCCCTGCTGGCGCAGCGCGTGGAGGGTAACCTGCTTGCCGCCGCGCAGGAGATCGACAAGCTGGTGGTGCTGCACGACGGCAAGAGCCGCATCGATGCGGCCGAGATGGAGCAGCTGGTTGCCGACAGCGCCCGCTACGACGCCTTCAAGCTCACCGACGCGGCGCTGGCCGGAGACGGCGGTCGCGCGCTGCGCGTGCTGGCCGGGCTGCGTGCCGAGGGTGAAGACCTGATCCCGCTGATGGGCTGGGTGGTCAACCAGCTGCAGCTCGCGCTGCGCCTGGCCAATGCGCGCGACTTCGGCGCCCAGGCCAAGGCCGAGCGGCTGTGGCAGTCGCGTGAGCAGTTGTTTCGCCAGGCGCTGCGCCGCGCGCCGCGCGAGCACTGGCTGAAGTGCCTGGCACGTGCCGCCCGCATCGACCGCATCGCCAAGGGGCGCGAGCAGGGCGATGCGTGGCGCGAAGCCGAGCGACTGATCGCCGCGATGGCCGAGCCGCGTTCCGCCGCGGCACTGGCATGA
- the leuS gene encoding leucine--tRNA ligase, with translation MQNNDEQGSPSAGTEAGENAYRPQAVEAAAQQYWAAERAYEVTEDASRPKFYCLSMLPYPSGALHMGHVRNYTIGDVISRFQRMQGRNVLQPMGWDAFGLPAENAAIKNKTAPAKWTYANIEHMRGQLKSLGYAIDWSREFATCRPDYYVHEQRMFVRLMKKGIAYRKNSVVNWDPVDQTVLANEQVIDGRGWRTGALVEKREIPQWFLKITDYAQELLDGLDTLPGWPDAVKTMQRNWIGRSEGLEIHFAVDGEADPLTVFTTRPDTLMGVTFVSIAGEHPLALKAAGNNPALAAFLAELRQGGVSEAELETQEKRGMATGLFAIHPVTGDKVPVWVANFVLMGYGTGAVMAVPGHDERDFEFAGKYGLPIRQVIAVEGESYDATRWQEWYGDKTRADMRVVNSGVLDGKNYRQAFDTIAEVLGKDGKGERRVNYRLRDWGVSRQRYWGCPIPVIRCAKCGDLPVPEDQLPVLLPEDVADVYSKGGGVQSPIKADPEWRKTTCPECGGAAERETDTFDTFMESSWYYARYTSPGAAEQVDGRANYWLPVDQYIGGIEHAILHLLYFRFYHKLMRDAGLVQSDEPATNLLCQGMVIAETFYRENADGSKDWINPADVEIQRDDKARVVGALLKADGQPVLIGGTEKMSKSKNNGVDPQSMVGKFGADTVRLFSMFAAPPEQSLEWSEAGVEGMARFLRRFWREVTTHASQPDHPVVDPAALDAGQKALRRQLHETIQKVGDDFGRRHAFNTAIAALMELLNALGKFNDMSDQGRAVRHEALEAMVLLLNPVTPHLSHALWQVLGHPETVLETLPWPAVDESALVRDSLTLAVQVNGKLRGTIEVPASASKDEAEAVARAHPQVLAYLEGLTVRKVIVVPGKIVNIVAG, from the coding sequence ATGCAGAACAACGACGAACAGGGTTCCCCTTCCGCTGGCACCGAGGCGGGCGAAAACGCCTACCGGCCGCAGGCGGTGGAGGCGGCAGCGCAGCAGTACTGGGCCGCCGAGCGCGCCTACGAGGTGACCGAGGATGCCAGCCGTCCGAAGTTCTACTGCCTCTCGATGCTGCCGTACCCATCCGGCGCGCTGCACATGGGCCATGTGCGCAACTACACCATCGGCGACGTGATCAGCCGCTTCCAGCGCATGCAGGGCAGGAACGTGCTGCAGCCGATGGGCTGGGACGCGTTCGGCCTGCCGGCCGAGAACGCCGCGATCAAGAACAAGACCGCGCCGGCCAAGTGGACCTACGCCAACATCGAGCACATGCGCGGCCAGCTCAAGTCGCTGGGCTACGCGATCGACTGGTCGCGCGAGTTCGCCACCTGCCGCCCCGACTACTACGTGCACGAGCAGCGGATGTTCGTGCGCCTGATGAAGAAGGGCATCGCCTACCGCAAGAACAGCGTGGTGAACTGGGATCCGGTCGACCAGACCGTGCTGGCCAACGAGCAGGTGATCGACGGCCGCGGCTGGCGCACCGGCGCGCTGGTGGAGAAGCGCGAGATCCCGCAGTGGTTCCTGAAGATCACCGACTACGCGCAGGAGCTGCTCGACGGCCTGGACACGTTGCCCGGCTGGCCGGACGCGGTGAAGACCATGCAGCGCAACTGGATCGGTCGCAGCGAAGGCCTGGAGATCCATTTCGCGGTGGACGGCGAGGCCGACCCGCTGACCGTGTTCACCACGCGTCCCGACACCCTGATGGGCGTCACCTTCGTCTCGATCGCCGGCGAGCATCCGCTGGCGCTGAAGGCGGCTGGGAACAACCCCGCGCTGGCCGCGTTCCTCGCCGAGCTGCGCCAGGGCGGCGTCTCCGAGGCCGAGCTGGAAACCCAGGAAAAGCGCGGCATGGCCACCGGCCTGTTCGCGATCCACCCGGTCACCGGCGACAAGGTGCCGGTGTGGGTGGCCAACTTCGTGCTGATGGGCTACGGCACCGGCGCGGTGATGGCGGTGCCGGGCCATGACGAGCGCGACTTCGAGTTCGCCGGCAAGTACGGCCTGCCGATCCGCCAGGTGATCGCGGTCGAGGGCGAGAGCTACGACGCGACGCGCTGGCAGGAGTGGTACGGCGACAAGACCCGCGCCGACATGCGCGTGGTGAATTCCGGCGTGCTGGACGGCAAGAACTACCGCCAAGCCTTCGACACCATCGCCGAGGTGCTGGGCAAGGACGGCAAGGGCGAGCGCCGGGTGAACTACCGCCTGCGCGATTGGGGCGTCAGCCGCCAGCGCTACTGGGGTTGCCCGATCCCGGTGATCCGCTGCGCCAAGTGCGGCGACCTGCCGGTGCCGGAAGACCAGCTGCCGGTGCTGCTGCCGGAGGACGTGGCGGACGTGTACTCGAAGGGCGGCGGCGTGCAGTCGCCGATCAAGGCCGACCCGGAGTGGCGCAAGACCACCTGTCCGGAGTGCGGCGGCGCGGCCGAGCGCGAGACCGACACCTTCGACACCTTCATGGAGTCGAGCTGGTACTACGCCCGCTACACCTCGCCGGGCGCCGCCGAGCAGGTCGATGGGCGCGCCAACTACTGGCTGCCGGTGGACCAGTACATCGGTGGCATCGAGCACGCGATCCTGCACCTGCTGTACTTCCGCTTCTATCACAAGCTGATGCGCGACGCGGGCCTGGTGCAGTCGGACGAGCCGGCCACCAACCTGCTGTGCCAGGGCATGGTGATCGCCGAGACCTTCTACCGCGAGAACGCCGACGGCTCGAAAGACTGGATCAATCCGGCCGACGTCGAGATCCAGCGTGACGACAAGGCGCGGGTGGTTGGTGCGCTGCTGAAGGCCGATGGCCAGCCGGTGCTGATCGGCGGCACCGAGAAGATGTCCAAGTCGAAGAACAACGGCGTCGATCCGCAGTCGATGGTCGGCAAGTTCGGCGCCGACACGGTGCGCCTGTTCTCGATGTTCGCCGCGCCGCCGGAGCAGTCGCTGGAATGGAGCGAGGCGGGCGTGGAAGGCATGGCCCGCTTCCTGCGCCGGTTCTGGCGCGAAGTCACCACGCACGCCTCGCAGCCGGATCATCCGGTGGTCGATCCGGCCGCGCTCGATGCCGGCCAGAAGGCGTTGCGCCGCCAGCTGCACGAGACGATCCAGAAGGTCGGCGACGATTTCGGTCGCCGCCACGCGTTCAACACCGCGATCGCCGCGCTGATGGAGCTGCTCAACGCACTGGGCAAGTTCAACGACATGAGCGACCAGGGCCGCGCCGTGCGCCACGAGGCGCTGGAGGCGATGGTGCTGCTGCTCAATCCGGTCACGCCTCACCTGAGCCATGCGCTGTGGCAGGTGCTCGGCCACCCGGAAACCGTGCTGGAGACGCTGCCGTGGCCGGCGGTGGATGAGTCCGCCTTGGTGCGCGATTCGCTGACCCTGGCGGTGCAGGTCAACGGCAAGCTGCGTGGCACCATCGAGGTACCGGCCAGCGCGTCCAAGGACGAGGCCGAGGCGGTGGCCCGCGCACATCCGCAGGTCCTCGCGTATCTTGAGGGCCTGACCGTGCGCAAGGTGATCGTGGTGCCTGGCAAGATCGTCAACATCGTCGCAGGATGA
- the lptE gene encoding LPS assembly lipoprotein LptE, producing the protein MSRLVKLLPLLATVLLLAGCGFHLRQSVALPPSMQRIHLAMSGGGDLQRNLARALRNSGITIEDASGPGIAELAVPVARFGTQMLSISGGARITEYSVQYTVKFSVADATGAVLLPEQSIQMSREYSYDATNTIGNQAQVEEIQRSLIDDMVQSILFRLQAAARHADAAAASGGTTP; encoded by the coding sequence ATGAGCCGCCTCGTGAAGCTGTTGCCCCTGCTGGCCACTGTCCTGCTGCTGGCCGGCTGCGGATTCCATCTGCGCCAGAGCGTGGCGCTGCCACCGTCGATGCAGCGCATTCACCTCGCCATGAGCGGCGGCGGCGACCTGCAGCGCAACCTGGCGCGAGCCCTGCGCAATTCCGGCATCACGATCGAGGATGCCTCCGGCCCGGGTATCGCCGAACTGGCCGTGCCGGTGGCTCGCTTCGGCACGCAGATGCTCAGCATCAGTGGCGGTGCCCGCATCACCGAGTACTCGGTGCAGTACACCGTGAAGTTCAGCGTGGCCGACGCGACGGGGGCCGTCCTGCTGCCGGAGCAGAGCATCCAGATGTCGCGCGAATACAGCTACGACGCCACCAACACGATCGGCAACCAGGCGCAGGTGGAAGAGATCCAGCGCAGCCTGATCGACGACATGGTGCAGTCGATCCTGTTCCGCCTGCAGGCGGCCGCCCGCCATGCCGATGCCGCCGCTGCCAGCGGCGGTACCACGCCCTAA
- a CDS encoding intermembrane transport protein PqiB, translating to MTEETNPAGDELPQPVVHRRRLGASLIWLVPILAAVVGLSLVVHSWMQAGPSITISFQSAEGLDAGKTTVKYKNVVIGKVTHIRLSPDRSKVLVKVALDKSAEGFARADTRFWVVRPRIGLGGVSGVDTLLSGAFIGADVGTSDETRYDFKGLENPPAVTYGAPGKSFVLHAEDLGSLDIGSPLYFRRVQVGRVASYELDKDGKGVTFTIFIDGPYDQFVTRSSRFWNASGLDVSLGANGLKVNTQSLATVLAGGVAFQDPAGPHDATPAQQGASYRLFDDKATAMAPPDGPPQYIRMRFDQSLRGLAVDAPVEFLGINIGRVVSITMDYDAKRESFPVTVGAVVYPQRLGRAYDKLVAQAQEQNGSPDLAPIMGKLVAHGLRAQARTGNLLTGQLYIAMDFLPKAPKVAFDPTVRPLQIPTAPGSFDKLQEQLAEIVDKVQKIPFDSIGKHLDQTLADLDGTLKQVNGQVLPEFKGTLKDARRTLGTTDNALSPDSPLQQNLQGTLQELQRMARSLRVFSDYLGTHPEALIRGRKSDPAPAKPANETQPSKQGNKP from the coding sequence ATGACTGAAGAAACCAATCCTGCGGGCGACGAGTTGCCGCAGCCGGTGGTGCACCGGCGCCGGCTGGGTGCCTCGCTGATCTGGCTGGTGCCGATCCTCGCCGCCGTGGTGGGGCTGTCGCTGGTGGTGCACAGCTGGATGCAGGCAGGGCCGTCGATCACCATCAGTTTCCAGTCCGCTGAGGGTCTGGACGCCGGCAAGACCACGGTAAAGTACAAGAACGTGGTGATCGGCAAGGTCACCCACATCCGGCTCAGCCCGGATCGCAGCAAGGTGCTGGTCAAGGTGGCGCTGGACAAGAGTGCCGAGGGCTTCGCCCGCGCCGACACCCGCTTCTGGGTGGTGCGTCCGCGGATCGGCCTGGGGGGCGTGTCGGGGGTCGACACGCTGCTGTCCGGCGCCTTCATCGGTGCCGACGTCGGCACATCGGACGAGACGCGTTACGACTTCAAGGGGCTGGAGAATCCGCCGGCGGTCACCTACGGGGCGCCGGGCAAGAGCTTCGTCCTGCATGCCGAGGACCTCGGCTCGCTGGACATCGGCTCGCCGCTGTACTTCCGCCGCGTGCAGGTGGGCCGCGTGGCGTCCTACGAGCTGGACAAGGACGGCAAGGGTGTCACCTTCACCATCTTCATCGACGGTCCCTACGACCAGTTCGTCACCCGGTCCTCCCGCTTCTGGAACGCCAGTGGCCTGGATGTCTCGCTGGGAGCGAACGGCCTGAAGGTGAACACCCAGTCGCTGGCCACCGTGCTGGCCGGTGGCGTGGCGTTCCAGGATCCGGCCGGTCCGCACGACGCCACCCCGGCGCAGCAGGGGGCCTCCTACCGCCTGTTCGACGACAAGGCCACCGCGATGGCGCCGCCGGATGGTCCGCCGCAGTACATCCGCATGCGTTTCGACCAGTCGCTGCGCGGGCTGGCGGTGGACGCGCCGGTGGAGTTCCTCGGCATCAACATCGGCCGGGTGGTGTCGATCACCATGGACTACGACGCCAAGCGTGAGAGTTTCCCGGTGACCGTGGGCGCCGTGGTCTATCCGCAGCGGCTTGGTCGTGCCTACGACAAGCTGGTGGCCCAGGCGCAGGAGCAGAACGGCAGTCCCGACCTGGCCCCGATCATGGGCAAGCTGGTCGCCCATGGCCTGCGCGCGCAGGCGCGCACCGGCAACCTGCTGACCGGCCAGCTCTACATCGCGATGGATTTCCTGCCGAAGGCGCCTAAGGTCGCCTTCGACCCGACGGTCCGCCCGCTGCAGATCCCCACCGCTCCGGGCAGCTTCGACAAGCTGCAGGAGCAGCTCGCGGAGATCGTGGACAAGGTGCAGAAGATCCCGTTCGACAGCATCGGCAAGCATCTGGACCAGACGCTTGCCGACCTCGATGGCACGCTCAAGCAGGTCAACGGCCAGGTGCTGCCCGAGTTCAAGGGCACGCTGAAGGATGCGCGCCGGACGCTGGGCACGACCGACAATGCGCTCTCGCCGGATTCGCCACTGCAGCAGAACCTGCAGGGCACGCTGCAGGAACTGCAGCGCATGGCGCGCTCGTTGCGGGTGTTCAGCGATTACCTCGGCACGCATCCGGAGGCGCTGATCCGCGGGCGCAAGAGCGACCCCGCGCCGGCGAAACCCGCGAACGAGACCCAACCCTCCAAGCAAGGAAACAAGCCATGA
- a CDS encoding TonB-dependent receptor plug domain-containing protein, which translates to MKIGSNKLSLAVKFALAIGVSAVATSAFAQDASSTDQKADASKAQQLQTITVTGSRIRSVDIETQQPVFVMTQDDIKKTGLTTVGDIVSRMSMVGTPDFTSASVLASNSEQGGSYVDMRNLGAQRVLVLVNGKRWSTSVAGYTDVSNIPAALIQRVEVLKDGASSVYGSDAIAGVINFILNDHFQGAQFDGTYGVNQKGDGKTTNYSLTLGQNNEKGSIVFNYTYNKQGPVWASKRALTNGNDGPYHENRLFLGPWGELYDPNSGTDIVLNHANGVGASPSNDPASYHDWDGRVADSFNASSQMLERTPTTLNSIFTHGTYNLTDNVTFKGTAMYSQRHAFSQIAGYPFSSGAFTDPVLLSGQSYYNPYPGTNFQVYRRTVELPRQTRNNTNTMHLDAGLEGYFNVGEHEWNWDAGIAYNRNEGTLAGSGNLNRQAMALALGPSFLNADGVVQCGTPTNPLPLGTSINQGQCTPFDIAGGPSASTADALKFINALTTTRYGSSERSATANITGGLFNLPAGEFSFAAGIESRQEKGYLYPDLASQSGNTTDLAANSTAGRYRVNEGYVEFNAPILKDLPGAKSLSVDVASRYSHYSNFGSTTNNKYGFSWRPIDDLLVRGNYAEGFRAPTLDDTFGGGSQSFDTFLDPCDTVYGAAATNAQVAARCTADGVPAGYRQLKQDKSTITSVNGAQGLTAFNAGAGNANLKPETAITRTLGLVYSPDYVPGLDMSLDWYSIRVSNLISAISAGYVLDQCYSQGSQQYCGQFSRDPDTHQVVNLNRGNANLGYLETEGYDYSIRYRLPEYSFGRLVAQLGGSYVSKYEQQSSPGAVVQESVGQYPIYRNRANVSLDWSKGDFGATWTVRYYSSIRDVCYSANECNQPNYTSPSWGYMGANRHGATAFNDVQFRWNAPWNGQFRVGINNVFNKQPSVNYLANQLGYNSASSVDPNLDLDRYFYVGYTQKF; encoded by the coding sequence ATGAAGATTGGATCCAACAAGCTATCGCTCGCCGTGAAGTTTGCGCTGGCCATTGGCGTGAGCGCGGTCGCCACCTCGGCGTTTGCCCAGGACGCCTCGTCCACCGATCAGAAGGCAGATGCTTCCAAGGCCCAGCAGCTTCAGACCATCACGGTCACCGGCTCGCGCATCCGGAGTGTCGACATCGAGACCCAGCAGCCGGTATTCGTGATGACCCAGGACGACATCAAGAAGACCGGCCTGACCACCGTCGGTGACATCGTCAGCCGCATGTCGATGGTCGGCACCCCGGACTTCACCAGCGCCTCGGTGCTGGCTTCCAACTCCGAGCAGGGCGGCTCCTACGTTGACATGCGCAACCTCGGTGCGCAGCGCGTACTGGTGCTGGTGAACGGTAAGCGCTGGTCGACCAGCGTTGCCGGCTACACCGATGTGTCGAACATTCCTGCCGCGCTGATCCAGCGCGTCGAAGTGCTGAAGGACGGCGCCTCGTCGGTCTACGGCTCCGACGCGATCGCCGGTGTGATCAACTTCATCCTCAACGATCACTTCCAGGGCGCCCAGTTCGACGGCACCTATGGCGTGAACCAGAAGGGTGACGGCAAGACCACCAACTACAGCCTGACACTGGGCCAGAACAACGAGAAGGGCTCGATCGTCTTCAACTACACCTACAACAAGCAGGGTCCGGTGTGGGCGAGCAAGCGTGCGCTGACCAACGGCAACGACGGTCCGTACCATGAGAACCGCCTGTTCCTGGGGCCGTGGGGCGAGTTGTACGATCCGAACTCGGGTACCGACATCGTGCTGAACCATGCCAATGGCGTGGGTGCCTCGCCGTCCAATGACCCGGCCAGCTACCACGACTGGGATGGCCGCGTCGCGGACTCGTTCAATGCCTCCAGCCAGATGCTCGAGCGCACGCCGACCACGCTGAATTCGATCTTCACGCACGGCACCTACAACCTCACCGACAACGTGACGTTCAAGGGCACCGCGATGTACTCGCAGCGCCACGCGTTTTCGCAGATCGCCGGTTATCCGTTCAGCTCCGGCGCGTTCACCGATCCGGTGCTGCTGTCGGGCCAGAGCTACTACAACCCGTATCCGGGTACCAACTTCCAGGTCTACCGTCGCACCGTCGAGTTGCCGCGCCAGACTCGCAACAACACCAACACGATGCATCTGGATGCCGGTCTTGAGGGTTATTTCAACGTCGGCGAGCACGAGTGGAACTGGGATGCCGGCATCGCCTACAACCGTAACGAAGGCACTCTGGCGGGTTCGGGCAACCTTAACCGCCAAGCGATGGCGCTGGCGTTGGGGCCGTCGTTCCTCAATGCCGATGGCGTCGTGCAGTGCGGGACTCCGACCAACCCGCTGCCGCTGGGCACCAGCATCAACCAAGGTCAGTGCACGCCGTTCGACATCGCCGGTGGTCCCTCTGCCTCGACCGCGGACGCGCTCAAGTTCATCAACGCGCTTACCACCACCCGCTACGGCTCCAGCGAGCGTTCGGCCACCGCCAACATCACCGGCGGTCTGTTCAATCTGCCGGCCGGCGAGTTCAGCTTCGCCGCTGGCATCGAGAGCCGTCAGGAGAAGGGTTACCTGTACCCGGATCTCGCCAGCCAGTCGGGCAACACCACCGATCTGGCTGCCAACTCCACGGCCGGCCGTTACCGCGTGAACGAAGGTTATGTCGAGTTCAACGCGCCGATCCTGAAGGATCTGCCGGGTGCCAAGTCGTTGAGCGTCGACGTGGCCAGTCGCTACTCGCACTACAGCAACTTCGGCAGCACCACCAACAACAAGTACGGATTCAGCTGGAGGCCGATCGACGACCTGCTGGTGCGCGGCAACTACGCCGAGGGCTTCCGCGCCCCGACGCTGGACGATACCTTCGGCGGTGGTTCGCAGAGCTTCGACACGTTCCTCGACCCGTGCGATACGGTCTATGGTGCTGCAGCGACCAATGCCCAGGTGGCAGCACGCTGCACGGCCGATGGCGTGCCCGCCGGCTACCGTCAGCTCAAGCAGGACAAGAGCACGATCACCAGCGTGAACGGTGCGCAAGGCCTGACCGCATTCAATGCAGGCGCTGGCAATGCCAACCTGAAGCCGGAGACGGCCATCACCCGTACCCTGGGCCTGGTGTACAGCCCGGATTACGTGCCCGGCCTGGACATGTCGCTGGACTGGTACAGCATCCGAGTCAGCAACCTGATCTCCGCGATCAGCGCCGGCTACGTGCTTGACCAGTGCTACTCGCAGGGTTCGCAGCAGTACTGTGGCCAGTTCTCGCGTGACCCGGACACCCACCAGGTGGTCAACCTCAATCGTGGCAACGCGAACCTGGGTTACCTCGAGACGGAAGGCTACGACTACTCGATCCGCTACCGCCTGCCTGAGTATTCGTTCGGTCGCCTCGTCGCGCAATTGGGCGGCAGCTACGTGTCCAAGTACGAGCAGCAGAGCTCGCCGGGTGCCGTGGTGCAGGAGTCGGTGGGTCAGTACCCGATCTACCGCAACCGCGCCAACGTGTCGCTGGACTGGTCGAAGGGTGACTTCGGTGCCACCTGGACCGTCCGCTACTACAGCTCGATCCGGGACGTCTGCTACAGCGCCAACGAGTGCAACCAGCCCAACTACACCAGCCCGAGCTGGGGTTACATGGGTGCGAACCGCCACGGTGCCACGGCGTTCAACGACGTCCAGTTCCGCTGGAATGCGCCGTGGAACGGTCAGTTCCGCGTGGGTATCAACAACGTGTTCAACAAGCAGCCTTCGGTGAACTATCTGGCGAACCAGCTGGGCTACAACAGCGCGTCGTCGGTTGATCCGAACCTGGATCTGGACCGTTACTTCTACGTGGGCTACACGCAGAAGTTCTGA
- the msrB gene encoding peptide-methionine (R)-S-oxide reductase MsrB, whose amino-acid sequence MSSNQEIVMIERRRLLRMALAGGALATIAGLAAVPRLFARERGPAAGTSPGSATEVRLQCFADDGRALGACTVRRVVLSDAEWRRRLSPMAYYVLRQDGTERAFSGDHEKPARPGLFRCVGCATALFDAATEFDSGTGWPSFWQPIAASNVIEKRDTSFGMVRTEVRCARCDGHLGHVFDDGPRPTGLRYCMNSVALKFVPHAAA is encoded by the coding sequence ATGTCCTCAAACCAGGAAATCGTGATGATCGAGCGCCGCCGCCTGCTGCGGATGGCTCTGGCCGGTGGTGCGCTGGCGACGATCGCCGGGCTGGCCGCGGTCCCCCGCCTGTTCGCCCGCGAGCGCGGCCCTGCTGCCGGCACGAGCCCCGGCAGCGCCACCGAGGTGCGCCTGCAGTGCTTTGCCGACGACGGCCGCGCACTGGGGGCGTGCACCGTGCGGCGGGTCGTCCTGAGCGATGCCGAATGGCGCCGCCGGCTGTCACCGATGGCCTACTACGTGCTGCGCCAGGACGGTACCGAGCGCGCTTTCAGCGGCGACCACGAAAAGCCTGCGCGGCCCGGCCTGTTCCGCTGCGTCGGCTGCGCCACTGCGCTGTTCGATGCCGCCACCGAATTCGACTCTGGCACCGGCTGGCCCAGCTTCTGGCAGCCGATCGCCGCGTCCAACGTGATCGAGAAGCGCGATACCAGCTTCGGCATGGTCCGCACCGAAGTGCGCTGCGCCCGCTGCGACGGCCACCTCGGCCACGTCTTCGACGACGGCCCGCGGCCGACCGGGCTGCGCTACTGCATGAATTCGGTGGCGCTGAAGTTCGTGCCGCATGCGGCAGCCTGA